Genomic segment of Gilliamella apis:
TTGACTGTTTTGTTGATTGTACTGATATTCTTGACGGAAATGAAAGCTTCCCATCATCATTTGAATATATATTGCCATTTGCGGCCGTGGAATACGAAACTCATCGGCAACAATGAAAAGAATCTCCGATTCTTTGTCATCTAAATGACCATCAACTAAAGCAGCTTGAATTAATTGTTCGCAAAAGATATTTAAGACATTACGTCGATAACGATATTGGTGATATAACTCACTTAATCGTGATCGAAGTGGGTAATCACTCGCTTTACCACGATTGAATGATTCTTGCGCTAATTGACGACTTGTCGCATCAAGTTGAAGACGATCCATAACTTGCCGAGCCAGATTAATATCATCACGAGTAACAACCCCTTTAGCTTTACTTAAATGCCCTAATACTTCAAAAACAACCGTTAAGTATAAGTTTGGATTAGATTGTGTCCTTTTCTCAGTCAATTTATTACCAAATGCTTGATATAGCATTGGGCCAATAAATAATCCGAGTATAAATCCCCACCCAGATTTTAATACTGAACTCAGTATTAAACCGGTAATAATGGACCAGATCAAAGACATATTATTCGTTTACCTCAATTCGATCTATTTTTTGCAATCCACGTGGTAATGATGTGCCTTTACGAGCACGCTCCGCTCTAAATTTTTGTAAATCAGCTGGATAAAGTGTAAGTTTGCGTTTACCAACATATAGAGTTATAGATGTTTCTGGTGTTATCAACATCATATAAGCTAGGCTATCATCGCTACCAGAGAGTGAAATAATTTTATTGCCTTTACCTTTAGATAATTCTGGTAAATCTTTTACTGGGAATATCAGCATTCTTCCTGCTTTAGTAATTGATAACAGCAAGCTTTCTTCTGATAAAATCTCTATTGGTGCTAATACATCTGCATCTTTAGATAAATTAATCACTGCTTTACCATTACGGTTGCGGGCAATTAAATCATTAAATTGACAGATAAAACCGTATCCAGCACTCGATGCAAGTAAGAATTTTTGTTGTTCATTGCCTGACATCAATACATGTTCAATGGTTGCTCCAGCTGGTAATGCCAGTTTACCAGTAAGAGGTTCGCCTTGTCCTCTAGCTGATGGTAATGTACTTGGCTCAATAGCGTAACTGCGACCAGTTGAATCGATAAATACCACTGGTTGATTACTTTTACCTTTTGCTGCGGTTTTAAAACTATCACCTGCTTTATAACTTAATCCTACAGGATCGATATCATGGCCTTTAGCAGCTCTGACCCAACCCATTTCTGATAATACGATTGTAACTGGTTCAGAAGGGATTAACTCTTGTTCAGTAATTGCTTTGGCTTCACTGCGTTCGACAATTGGTGAACGACGTTCATCACCATATTTTTCAGCATCAGCTTGTAGCTCTTTTTTGATTAAATTACTTAACTTTCTTGGTGAAGCTAATAATGCTTGCAGTTGATCTCGCTCTTTAGCCAGTTCGGCTTGTTCACCTTTGATACGAATTTCTTCTAGTTTAGCTAAATGGCGGAGTTTTAATTCTAAGATAGCTTCAGCTTGTGTTTCGCTTAAGGCAAATCTCTGAATTAATTCTGCTTTTGGGTCATCTTCATGACGAATGATTTCAATTACTTCATCAATATTTAGGAAGGCAATTAATAAACCATCTAAAATATGTAGTCTTTTTAGTATTTTATCTAAGCGATAATTTAAGCGACGGGTTACGGTAATGCGTCGATATTCTAACCATTCAGTTAGGATTTCAACCAATCCTTTAACAGATGGACGATTATCTAGTCCAATCATGTTCATATTAACACGATAGCTTTTTTCTAGATCAGTAGTGGCAAATAGATGATTCATTACTTGCTCTAGATCTACACGATTAGAACGTGGCACAATAACCAGACGAGTCGGATTTTCGTGATCGGATTCGTCACGTAAGTCTTCAATTAACGGTAGTTTTTTAGCGCGCATTTGGCTAGCAATTTGCTCTAAAATTTTAGCACCAGAAACTTGATGTGGCAGATCAGTAATAACAATGTCGCCATCTTCTTTTTTCCAAACTGCTCGCATACGTATTGAGCCACGGCCAGTTTTATAAATTTTGGCGATATCTTCCGGAGAGGTAATAATCTCAGCTTCTGTTGGGAAGTCAGGGCCTTTTATGTGATCCATCACTTCGCTAAGTGTTGCTTTTGGATTATCAGCTAACATAATAGCTGCATTCGCCACTTCACGAATGTTATGTGGTGGAATATCGGTTGCCATACCTACCGCAATACCGGTAGTACCGTTTAATAAGATATTCGGCAATCGAGCTGGCAACATTTTTGGCTCTTGTAATGTACCATCAAAATTTGGCGTATAGTCAACAGTGCCTTGTCCTAACTCACCTAACAATAATTCGGCATATTTTGATAGACGTGATTCGGTATAACGCATTGCAGCAAATGATTTCGGATCATCGGGTGCCCCCCAGTTTCCTTGCCCATCAACTAATGGATATCGATAAGAAAACGGTTGCGCCATTAATACCATTGCTTCATAACAGGCACTATCACCATGAGGATGGTATTTACCTAAAACGTCACCGACAGTACGGGCTGATTTTTTAAATTTTGCTTGAGCATTTAGCCCTAATTCTGACATTGCATAAACAATGCGACGTTGTACTGGTTTTAAGCCATCGCCAATAAACGGCAATGCGCGATCCATAATGACATACATTGAGTAGTTTAAATAGGCGCTCTCGGTAAATGTTCGTAGCGACTGAACTTCTACTCCGTCATGAGTTATTTCACTCATTATTGTTCCTCTAAATTATTCTGTATATTAGACATCAAGTTCAACTTGGTCTCCTTTTTCTTGTAACCATTCTCGGCGATCTTCGGCACGTTTTTTCGCCAGTAACATATCCATTAATGCCATTGTTTCTTCGGCATTATCTAGTGATAACTGAACTAATCTACGGGTGTTAGGATCCATTGTGGTTTCGCGAAGTTGTAATGGATTCATTTCACCCAACCCTTTGAAACGTTGAACATTTGGCTTACCTTTTTTACGTTTAAGCTGATCTAAAATCCCTTCTTTTTCTTCTTCATCAAGGGCGTAATGAACTTCTTTGCCTAAATCGATACGATACAGTGGTGGCATGGCGACAAAAATATGTCCATGTTCAACCATGGCTCGAAAGTGACGAACAAATAGTGCGCACAGTAACGTGGCAATATGCAATCCATCTGAGTCAGCATCGGCTAAAATACAGATTTTACCGTAGCGTAATTGACTTAAATCATCACTATCAGGATCAATACCAATAGCTACTGAAATATCATGAATTTCTTGCGATCCTAATACTTCGTCAGATGAGACTTCCCAAGTATTTAATATTTTACCTTTCAACGGCATAATTGCTTGATATTCACGATCGCGAGCCTGTTTAGCTGACCCGCCTGCAGAATCACCTTCGACTAAAAATAGTTCAGTACGACTTAAATCTTGTGACGAACAATCGGCCAATTTACCCGGTAAAGCTGGACCACTGGTTAGTTTTTTACGGATGACTTTTTTGGATGCTCTTAAGCGTTTTTGAGCACTGGAAATTACCATCTCAGCAAGTAATTCGGCAATTTGTACATTTTGATTCAACCACAGGCTAAATGCATCTTTAACAATAGCTGAAACAAAAGCTGCACTTTGTCTTGATGATAAACGTTCTTTGGTCTGACCGGCAAATTGCGGTTCTTGCATTTTTACTGATAACACATAGGCACAGCGTTCCCAAATATCATCGGCGGTTAATTTTAAACCACGCGGTAATAAATTACGAAACTCACAAAATTCACGCATGGCATCAAGTAATCCTTGACGTAAACCGTTGACATGGGTGCCACCTTGCACAGTAGGAATTAAGTTAACGTAACTTTCAGTTAATAATTCACCACCTTCTGGTAACCAAAGTAATGCCCATTCAACCGCTTCTGTTTCACCTGTATGGCTACCAGTAAATGGTTGTTCCGGTAATAGTGTGTAACCACTAACTGACTCTATCAGATAATCTTTTAAACCGTCTTGATAACACCAGCGTTGCTCAGTACTGTTAATTTTGTCTTTAAAAATGATTTCCAGTCCCGGGCAAAGTACAGCTTTCGCTTTAAGCAAATGAGTTAGGCGAGGTACTGAGAAGCGAGGTGAATCAAAATATTTTTCATCCGGCCAAAAACGTACTTTTGTACCAGTATTTCGTCGGCCACAGGTGCCAATTACATGTAAATCTTCAACTTTATCACCATTTTCAAAGGCGATTTGGTAAACTTGTCCATCACGGTTTACGGTGACTTCTACGCGTTTGGATAAGGCATTGACAACAGAGATACCCACCCCATGTAAACCACCAGAAAATTGATAGTTTTTGTTGGAGAACTTACCACCAGCATGTAAGCGACAAAGTAATAGTTCAATAGCCGGTACGCCTTCTTCAGGATGGATATCAACAGGCATACCTCGACCATCATCAATAACCTCAAGTGAATTGTCTTCATAAAGGGTTACTTTCACTTGGCGAGCATGGCCAGCAATAGCCTCATCGACACTATTATCAATCACCTCTTGCCCTAAATGATTGGGGCGAGCTGTGTCAGTATACATTCCAGGACGATGACGAACAGGATCGAGCCCTTTTAAGACCTCAATATCAACTGCATTATAAGTGGATTGTGACATAACTTTTCTGTTTATTCGATTAAATGGGCTTATTATACCAATCTTTCCTTAAGATGCATGAAATTAAATTTATAATAAAAAGCAAAGCTATTTTTTTATTGATAATAATTCTTATTTCATTAATTTATTTTAAGTTAATTTCGATTTTAGTCTTTTTTCTGTTTTATAATTTTAACTGTAGTATTATGATAATGACATGCCAAATATAAATAAGCGAATAGGATGAGCAAGTCAGATAATCAGATAACTCGGCGCGATTTTTTACAAAAATCATTAGCAATCGGTAGTGTGGCCGCATTAACTAATGATTTACAATTACCTTTTGCTTATGCCTCGCCAGAGACAGATCTTGCCAACACCTCGGTACCTAATCCAACGAATCAAGAAAAGATTTTTTATAGTGCATGTTTAGTTAACTGTGGTAGTCGTTGCCCGTTAAAAGTACATGTTAAAAACGATATTATTACTAAAATATCTGCTGAAGAAGGGATTAATGATGCGATCTTTGGTCAACATCAAATCCGTCCTTGTCTGCGAGGACGAGCTGTGCGTTGGCGTACTTATGATCCGGAACGGCTAAAATATCCAATGCTACGAATCGGTAAACGGGGTGAAGGCAAATTTAAACGCATCTCGTGGGACGAAGCTATCGATCTATTAGCAGAGAAACTCAAATACACTATTAATCGCTATGGCAATGAAGCTATTTATTACCAATATGGTACGGGTACGACAGGGGCAAATATCTCAGGTCGTAATGCCTGTAAGCGATTTTTAAGTTGTATCGGTGGTCACCTTAATTATCATGGTGATTATTCAAGTGGACAGATCACCGCTATTCAACCTTTTATATATGGTAATGCTAAAGAGTCGTTGCTAGACCAAATCAAACATTCTGATCTAGTTGTGATGTTTGGACATAATGTTGCTGAAACTAGAATGTCGGGCGGTGGGCAGGTTGCTGAGTTATATACTGCATTAGCACAAAGTAAAGCAAGGGTAATTATTATTGATCCACGCCGTAGTGAAAGTGTCGTTGGTTATAATGCTGAGTGGCTGCCGATTATTCCTGGTACTGACGCTGCGTTAGTCGCTGCAATTATTTATGCGTTGCTTGAAGAAGATCGTGTTGATGAGGCGATGCTTAACCAATATTGTGTGGGTTGGAATGCTGATACATTACCTGATAGTGCTCCGCCTTTTAGCGATTACAAATCTTATATTTTGGGTCTAGGGCATGACAGAACCGCAAAAACGCCAGAATGGGCAGCTAAAAAAACCGGTATTCCAGCCAAACAAATTCGGCAGTTGGCATTAGATATTGTTAATGCTAAAGCAGCATGGATTTCACAAGGTTGGGGGCCACAGCGCTGGCAAAATGGTGAGCATACTACAAGGGCGATTATGATCCTACCGGTTATCACCGGTCAGTTTGGTAAGCGTGGTACTAACATTGGTACTTGGGGTGGTAGCGTAACTTATCCTGTGCCTGGCTTGAATATGGTTAACCCTGTTAAAACCAGTATTCCTTTCTTTTTATGGACGAAGGCAATTGATGAACCGTTAAGCATGACTGCGAAAAATTCTTATATAAAAGGTAAAGATAAATTAGATGTGGGTATTAAATTTATCTGGAGCTATGCTAGCAATGTTATTGGTAATCAACACGCCGATCTCAATCGGACTCACCAAATTTTACAAGACGAATCGAAATGTGAATTTATTTTAGTTTGGGATACCCATATGACTGCTTCAGCAAAATATGCTGATCTACTGTTACCGGATGTTTCATCTGTAGAGAGTAATGATTTAATCAATAATTCATATGCATCAGGTGCTTATCATTATTTTATTCGTTTGCAACGAGCAATAAAACCACTTTGGGAAAATCGTCCTGCTTATGAGGTTTTGACAGAATTGTCAGCAAAAATGGCAGTTAAAGATAAATTTACTGAAGGTCGGAGTCAAGATGATTGGATTGCTTATAGTTATAAAAAAATGCGTAAGCTCAATCCTAATTTACCGACTTTTGCCGAAACAGATGGAATGGGGATTGTTGATCGTAAATTAGCTGATAGCGATGCACAGATCGGATTAAAAGCTTTTCGCGATGATCCAATAAAAAATCCATTAAATACGCCGTCAGGTAAAATCGAAATTTATTCAGAAGCATTAGCCAAAATTGCCAATGAATGGGAGTTTGATGACGATGATAAACTTTATCCTATACCGGCATATTTACCGGCAATAGAGGGGAGTGAAGACCTGCAAACACAAGCGAAATATCCATTACAATTAATCGGTTTTCATATC
This window contains:
- the djlA gene encoding co-chaperone DjlA produces the protein MSLIWSIITGLILSSVLKSGWGFILGLFIGPMLYQAFGNKLTEKRTQSNPNLYLTVVFEVLGHLSKAKGVVTRDDINLARQVMDRLQLDATSRQLAQESFNRGKASDYPLRSRLSELYHQYRYRRNVLNIFCEQLIQAALVDGHLDDKESEILFIVADEFRIPRPQMAIYIQMMMGSFHFRQEYQYNQQNSQHQYQQNHNYNGSQSSTMQSDLANAYKILGINSSAEISEIKRAYRKLMNEHHPDKLVSKGLPKEMLEAAKKRAQEIQAAYDLIKSSRGFK
- the parC gene encoding DNA topoisomerase IV subunit A, yielding MSEITHDGVEVQSLRTFTESAYLNYSMYVIMDRALPFIGDGLKPVQRRIVYAMSELGLNAQAKFKKSARTVGDVLGKYHPHGDSACYEAMVLMAQPFSYRYPLVDGQGNWGAPDDPKSFAAMRYTESRLSKYAELLLGELGQGTVDYTPNFDGTLQEPKMLPARLPNILLNGTTGIAVGMATDIPPHNIREVANAAIMLADNPKATLSEVMDHIKGPDFPTEAEIITSPEDIAKIYKTGRGSIRMRAVWKKEDGDIVITDLPHQVSGAKILEQIASQMRAKKLPLIEDLRDESDHENPTRLVIVPRSNRVDLEQVMNHLFATTDLEKSYRVNMNMIGLDNRPSVKGLVEILTEWLEYRRITVTRRLNYRLDKILKRLHILDGLLIAFLNIDEVIEIIRHEDDPKAELIQRFALSETQAEAILELKLRHLAKLEEIRIKGEQAELAKERDQLQALLASPRKLSNLIKKELQADAEKYGDERRSPIVERSEAKAITEQELIPSEPVTIVLSEMGWVRAAKGHDIDPVGLSYKAGDSFKTAAKGKSNQPVVFIDSTGRSYAIEPSTLPSARGQGEPLTGKLALPAGATIEHVLMSGNEQQKFLLASSAGYGFICQFNDLIARNRNGKAVINLSKDADVLAPIEILSEESLLLSITKAGRMLIFPVKDLPELSKGKGNKIISLSGSDDSLAYMMLITPETSITLYVGKRKLTLYPADLQKFRAERARKGTSLPRGLQKIDRIEVNE
- the parE gene encoding DNA topoisomerase IV subunit B — protein: MSQSTYNAVDIEVLKGLDPVRHRPGMYTDTARPNHLGQEVIDNSVDEAIAGHARQVKVTLYEDNSLEVIDDGRGMPVDIHPEEGVPAIELLLCRLHAGGKFSNKNYQFSGGLHGVGISVVNALSKRVEVTVNRDGQVYQIAFENGDKVEDLHVIGTCGRRNTGTKVRFWPDEKYFDSPRFSVPRLTHLLKAKAVLCPGLEIIFKDKINSTEQRWCYQDGLKDYLIESVSGYTLLPEQPFTGSHTGETEAVEWALLWLPEGGELLTESYVNLIPTVQGGTHVNGLRQGLLDAMREFCEFRNLLPRGLKLTADDIWERCAYVLSVKMQEPQFAGQTKERLSSRQSAAFVSAIVKDAFSLWLNQNVQIAELLAEMVISSAQKRLRASKKVIRKKLTSGPALPGKLADCSSQDLSRTELFLVEGDSAGGSAKQARDREYQAIMPLKGKILNTWEVSSDEVLGSQEIHDISVAIGIDPDSDDLSQLRYGKICILADADSDGLHIATLLCALFVRHFRAMVEHGHIFVAMPPLYRIDLGKEVHYALDEEEKEGILDQLKRKKGKPNVQRFKGLGEMNPLQLRETTMDPNTRRLVQLSLDNAEETMALMDMLLAKKRAEDRREWLQEKGDQVELDV
- a CDS encoding DMSO/selenate family reductase complex A subunit — encoded protein: MSKSDNQITRRDFLQKSLAIGSVAALTNDLQLPFAYASPETDLANTSVPNPTNQEKIFYSACLVNCGSRCPLKVHVKNDIITKISAEEGINDAIFGQHQIRPCLRGRAVRWRTYDPERLKYPMLRIGKRGEGKFKRISWDEAIDLLAEKLKYTINRYGNEAIYYQYGTGTTGANISGRNACKRFLSCIGGHLNYHGDYSSGQITAIQPFIYGNAKESLLDQIKHSDLVVMFGHNVAETRMSGGGQVAELYTALAQSKARVIIIDPRRSESVVGYNAEWLPIIPGTDAALVAAIIYALLEEDRVDEAMLNQYCVGWNADTLPDSAPPFSDYKSYILGLGHDRTAKTPEWAAKKTGIPAKQIRQLALDIVNAKAAWISQGWGPQRWQNGEHTTRAIMILPVITGQFGKRGTNIGTWGGSVTYPVPGLNMVNPVKTSIPFFLWTKAIDEPLSMTAKNSYIKGKDKLDVGIKFIWSYASNVIGNQHADLNRTHQILQDESKCEFILVWDTHMTASAKYADLLLPDVSSVESNDLINNSYASGAYHYFIRLQRAIKPLWENRPAYEVLTELSAKMAVKDKFTEGRSQDDWIAYSYKKMRKLNPNLPTFAETDGMGIVDRKLADSDAQIGLKAFRDDPIKNPLNTPSGKIEIYSEALAKIANEWEFDDDDKLYPIPAYLPAIEGSEDLQTQAKYPLQLIGFHIKGHCHSSYSNLPQLREAVASSLWINPVDAEQRQIKHGQLVEVYNDRGRLYIPAKVTPRILPGIIALPQGLWAKTNAAGIDIGGCINRLTSLRPSVLAKSNPQHTNLVEVKPIAAMPSAS